In a single window of the Mucilaginibacter defluvii genome:
- a CDS encoding S41 family peptidase, which translates to MKKTASIIFRSAFLLILGVVLGVYLGRGGAGSEPFGLSLQHNDKMSKVLELVQYNYVDSVNVDSIEGATVNELLQKLDPHSLYLPPKQASAVNERLEGGFNGLGIEYTLLRDTLVITQVYPGGPAAKAGIVGGTRVIAVNGKIFAGTGITDSAASAVLLKKEKQAQSVVITALLPDDASAEKSFSIKPGRVPLSSLDAAYVERNDVGYIKISKFAATTNADFKKAIARLKVQGMKKLVLDLRGNGGGYLTAATEMADEFLPKNKLIVYTKGVHEPRTDYFATDSGSFQEGSMAVLIDEYSASASEILSGALQDLDRAVIVGRRSFGKGLVQQQFPFEDGSAVNLTVARYYTPSGRSIQKSYSRGVASYRNELAERMRKGELFSAEMSLNDSAINKKSPYRTSSGKPVFSGGGIMPDIFVPADTAQSTPVIIALTDVQLFTSYVLDRMQPLLHAYPLADKFVNSYSPTDAELNDFMQYASVVTRRFPKEELKASAPAIKTLLKAYAARFKWGDSAYFHVVNKDDHAFNQAFAAIR; encoded by the coding sequence ATGAAAAAAACTGCTTCCATCATATTCCGCTCTGCCTTTTTACTCATACTAGGGGTGGTTTTGGGTGTTTACCTGGGGAGGGGCGGTGCAGGTTCTGAGCCTTTTGGCTTGTCGTTACAACATAACGATAAAATGTCGAAAGTATTGGAGCTGGTGCAGTATAACTATGTTGACTCGGTTAATGTGGACAGCATTGAGGGCGCTACGGTAAACGAATTACTGCAAAAGCTTGATCCGCATTCATTATATCTGCCGCCTAAGCAGGCCAGTGCTGTAAATGAACGCCTCGAAGGTGGTTTTAACGGTTTGGGTATTGAATACACGCTGCTGCGTGATACCTTGGTGATTACGCAGGTATACCCCGGCGGCCCGGCGGCTAAAGCCGGCATTGTTGGCGGCACCCGGGTAATAGCCGTTAACGGTAAAATATTTGCCGGAACAGGCATAACCGACAGCGCTGCATCAGCGGTACTGTTGAAAAAAGAAAAGCAGGCGCAAAGTGTAGTTATAACGGCGTTGTTGCCTGATGATGCTTCGGCTGAAAAAAGTTTTTCCATAAAACCCGGGCGCGTGCCTTTGAGTAGCCTGGACGCGGCTTATGTTGAGAGGAACGATGTCGGCTACATCAAGATCAGTAAGTTCGCGGCAACCACCAATGCAGATTTTAAAAAAGCTATTGCCCGGCTTAAAGTGCAGGGCATGAAAAAACTGGTGCTTGACCTGCGCGGCAATGGCGGCGGTTATCTTACCGCGGCTACCGAAATGGCCGACGAGTTTTTGCCCAAGAATAAGCTGATCGTTTACACAAAGGGCGTGCACGAGCCGCGTACCGATTACTTCGCTACAGATTCAGGAAGTTTTCAGGAAGGCAGCATGGCGGTGTTGATCGATGAGTATTCGGCTTCAGCCAGCGAGATTTTATCAGGCGCTTTGCAGGACCTGGATCGTGCTGTGATTGTTGGCCGCCGCTCATTCGGCAAGGGTTTGGTGCAGCAGCAATTCCCGTTCGAGGATGGCTCGGCAGTAAACCTCACCGTAGCCAGATATTACACGCCTTCAGGCAGATCGATACAAAAATCATACAGCCGTGGCGTGGCCAGCTATCGTAATGAACTGGCTGAGCGTATGCGTAAAGGAGAACTTTTTTCGGCGGAAATGAGTTTGAACGATAGCGCTATCAATAAAAAGTCGCCTTACCGTACCAGCAGCGGCAAGCCGGTGTTCAGCGGCGGCGGTATAATGCCCGATATTTTTGTTCCGGCGGATACTGCTCAATCCACACCGGTAATTATAGCGCTTACAGATGTGCAGCTGTTCACATCTTACGTGCTCGATAGGATGCAGCCGCTACTACATGCATATCCCCTGGCTGATAAGTTTGTTAATAGCTACTCACCAACCGATGCAGAACTGAATGATTTTATGCAATATGCATCAGTTGTAACCAGGCGTTTCCCTAAGGAAGAGCTGAAAGCGAGTGCGCCTGCAATAAAAACCTTGCTGAAGGCCTACGCCGCGCGTTTTAAATGGGGCGACAGCGCGTATTTTCATGTGGTTAACAAGGATGACCATGCTTTCAACCAGGCCTTCGCGGCTATCCGCTAA
- the murQ gene encoding N-acetylmuramic acid 6-phosphate etherase, with amino-acid sequence MEATTEQSSHYNNLEKMSVGELLQNINNEDKTVPLAVEKALPQIEALVKGVAERMRNGGRLFYIGAGTSGRLGVVDASECPPTYGVPFDMVIGIIAGGNGAIRKAVEFAEDDAEQAWQDMLAYNITAKDVVVGIAASGRTPYVIGGLKTANTNGCLTGCIVCNSGSPVAAEAQYPVEVITGPEFVTGSTRMKAGTAQKLVLNMLTTSVMIQLGHVKGNKMVDMQLSNYKLIDRGTRMVMSETGLDEATAANLLKTHGSVRKAVEAAGR; translated from the coding sequence ATGGAAGCTACTACCGAGCAAAGCTCGCACTACAATAATCTGGAAAAGATGAGCGTTGGCGAGTTGCTGCAAAATATAAATAACGAAGACAAAACCGTACCCTTAGCCGTTGAAAAGGCCCTGCCGCAAATTGAGGCGCTGGTTAAAGGCGTTGCGGAGCGTATGCGCAATGGCGGCCGCCTTTTTTACATTGGCGCGGGCACCAGCGGCCGTTTGGGCGTGGTTGATGCATCAGAGTGTCCGCCTACCTACGGTGTGCCTTTTGATATGGTGATCGGTATTATTGCCGGTGGCAACGGCGCCATCCGTAAAGCCGTTGAGTTTGCCGAGGATGATGCCGAACAAGCCTGGCAGGACATGCTGGCCTACAACATTACCGCTAAGGATGTTGTGGTGGGCATAGCCGCATCGGGCAGAACGCCTTATGTTATCGGGGGCTTAAAAACAGCCAATACCAACGGTTGCCTTACCGGCTGTATAGTTTGCAACAGCGGCAGCCCGGTTGCCGCCGAAGCGCAATATCCGGTTGAAGTGATTACCGGCCCCGAGTTTGTTACCGGATCGACCCGAATGAAGGCAGGCACGGCTCAAAAACTGGTATTAAACATGCTTACTACCAGTGTTATGATACAGTTAGGGCATGTAAAAGGTAATAAGATGGTGGATATGCAGTTATCAAATTATAAGCTGATTGACCGCGGAACCCGCATGGTGATGAGCGAGACCGGGCTTGATGAGGCTACCGCTGCAAACCTGCTGAAAACGCACGGCAGCGTACGCAAGGCTGTTGAAGCCGCCGGCAGATAA
- a CDS encoding Bax inhibitor-1/YccA family protein: protein MQDNTQPYVYNNVIEIEDAAASRRFIANVFMWMFVALGLSAGLAWIFGHDITLFKLLVDLETGQRTGLGTVVMFLPLAFVLVMSFGMNKLNYPLLIVLFVAFALAMGLSLSFIFAAYAETTIAGVFITTSVVFGVMAVAGYITNQDLTKFGSILTMLLVGVVVASLVNWFMRSEGLSQIITYVGVAVFVGLTAYDVQKLKRIGSGMEYGQASTKKMAVMGALTLYLDFINLFLLLLRLFGGGRRSN from the coding sequence ATGCAGGACAACACGCAACCTTACGTTTATAACAACGTAATTGAAATTGAAGATGCCGCAGCATCTCGAAGATTTATTGCTAATGTATTTATGTGGATGTTCGTGGCGCTTGGCCTCTCGGCCGGATTGGCCTGGATATTCGGACATGACATTACGCTGTTTAAATTATTAGTGGACTTAGAAACCGGGCAGCGCACGGGTTTGGGTACAGTAGTTATGTTTTTACCTTTGGCTTTCGTGCTTGTAATGTCTTTCGGCATGAATAAGTTGAACTACCCCTTACTTATTGTGCTGTTCGTGGCCTTTGCTTTGGCTATGGGCTTAAGCCTTAGCTTTATTTTTGCCGCTTATGCCGAAACTACTATCGCGGGCGTGTTTATAACGACGTCTGTTGTGTTTGGCGTAATGGCAGTTGCAGGCTATATTACAAACCAGGACCTGACCAAATTTGGCTCAATACTTACTATGCTTCTTGTTGGCGTGGTGGTAGCTTCATTAGTGAACTGGTTTATGCGTAGCGAAGGCCTTAGCCAAATAATTACCTATGTTGGCGTTGCTGTTTTTGTAGGCCTAACCGCTTACGATGTGCAAAAGCTTAAACGCATCGGCTCGGGTATGGAATATGGACAGGCATCTACCAAAAAAATGGCTGTAATGGGCGCGTTAACTTTGTACCTTGATTTTATTAACCTGTTTCTGTTACTGCTCCGTTTATTCGGCGGCGGCAGACGCAGCAATTAA
- a CDS encoding YfhO family protein, whose product MNNWFKRNGVHLAVIAAFLVISFAYFFSPLVQGKMLYQGDVSQAQAMQREIMAVKEKTGHAPLWTNQMFGGMPSYQIWAPYASNITTHVINVLKTVFPNPVDTVLLYLLGGYLLFSVLRFKPIMAAAGAIAFAFSSYNFIYIMAGHANQAYAIAFFAPLLAGILLVLRGKYLWGGVITAFFMAMEVRSNHVQMTYYLMLSLVILVAIEAYHAIKAKQTRPFLKSIGVLAASFVLAILINAGTLWTTYEYSQYTIRGKANLTAKNDGSEADHGLDKGYAYNWSQGVSEIITFLVPNAYGGGDHTPLGEDSKVVKTLTEKGVDAGQAQGFAQQLPVYWGDKPGTAGPWYFGAIVCFLFVFGLLVVKNRIKWWIVGATLLSILLSYGKNLIGFSDIFFDYFPLYNKFRAVESILVIASLCFPILAFLAINELVTAQDKKPLFNKLKIALYITGGICLIMAVAPDIFFSFKSSNHETLISSLAQAFGGDNGMANTVASALVQDRISLAKTDAIRSLIFILITFGILWAYIKGKLNTTVLAFAFVAVIMADMWTVDKRYLNERNFRDKSDYDNIYKAREVDNIISRDTTYYRVMDLSLSLPFSDSYASYFHKTVGGFHSARLRRFDELMNNQFSKSINSDVLDMLNTKYIITADPKTGQTGMRTNADACGNAWFVKSIKYADNADQEMQAISSFNPKEEAIVDKQYKSFINEKEVGIDPNATIKLVSYAPEHLVYESGSTSAQVAVFSEIYYDKGWKMLIDGEEKPYFRADYLLRAAQIPIGNHKIEFIFHPTSYYTGETISLAGSILLVLAIGGAVFAGTRKKKTA is encoded by the coding sequence AACCAGATGTTTGGCGGTATGCCCTCATACCAAATTTGGGCGCCTTACGCATCAAATATTACCACACACGTTATAAACGTGCTTAAAACGGTATTTCCTAACCCGGTAGATACGGTGTTGCTGTACCTGCTGGGAGGTTACCTGCTGTTCAGTGTATTGCGCTTCAAGCCGATTATGGCTGCGGCTGGTGCTATTGCCTTCGCTTTTTCATCGTACAATTTTATTTATATAATGGCCGGGCACGCTAACCAGGCCTATGCCATAGCGTTCTTTGCACCGCTGTTGGCGGGTATACTGCTTGTTTTGCGCGGAAAATATTTGTGGGGCGGCGTTATTACGGCATTTTTTATGGCGATGGAAGTACGCTCAAACCACGTACAGATGACGTATTACCTGATGCTGTCGCTGGTGATATTGGTAGCAATCGAGGCCTATCATGCCATTAAAGCAAAACAAACCAGGCCGTTCCTCAAATCAATAGGGGTTTTGGCTGCCTCGTTTGTACTGGCCATACTAATTAACGCCGGTACTTTGTGGACTACTTATGAATATAGCCAATATACTATACGCGGTAAAGCAAATCTTACAGCCAAAAACGATGGTAGCGAGGCCGATCATGGTCTGGATAAGGGTTATGCCTACAACTGGAGCCAGGGCGTTAGCGAGATTATTACCTTTCTGGTACCAAATGCCTACGGCGGCGGCGACCATACCCCGCTCGGTGAGGATTCAAAAGTAGTTAAAACGCTTACCGAGAAAGGTGTTGATGCCGGGCAGGCGCAAGGCTTTGCGCAGCAATTGCCCGTTTACTGGGGTGACAAGCCGGGTACAGCAGGCCCCTGGTATTTCGGCGCCATTGTGTGCTTCCTGTTCGTATTCGGTTTGCTGGTGGTTAAAAACCGCATTAAGTGGTGGATAGTGGGCGCTACCCTGTTAAGCATCCTGCTGTCATACGGTAAAAACCTAATCGGCTTCTCTGATATATTTTTTGATTACTTCCCGCTGTACAACAAGTTCCGCGCGGTGGAGTCGATACTGGTTATTGCCAGCTTATGCTTCCCGATACTGGCTTTCCTGGCTATAAACGAACTCGTAACCGCTCAGGATAAAAAACCGCTATTCAACAAACTTAAAATAGCGCTTTACATTACCGGCGGCATCTGCCTGATTATGGCTGTAGCCCCGGATATTTTCTTCAGCTTTAAATCAAGCAATCACGAAACGCTGATCAGCAGCCTGGCACAAGCCTTTGGCGGCGATAATGGAATGGCTAATACCGTGGCCTCGGCCCTGGTGCAGGATAGGATATCGCTTGCCAAAACAGATGCCATCCGCTCACTGATCTTTATACTCATAACCTTCGGTATACTTTGGGCATATATCAAAGGCAAGTTGAATACTACAGTGCTGGCCTTTGCCTTTGTAGCGGTAATAATGGCTGACATGTGGACGGTTGATAAACGTTACCTGAATGAGCGGAATTTTAGGGACAAATCAGACTACGATAATATTTACAAGGCACGCGAAGTGGATAACATTATTTCTCGCGATACCACTTATTATAGGGTAATGGATTTGAGCCTATCTCTGCCATTTAGTGATTCATACGCATCATATTTCCACAAAACGGTGGGCGGTTTCCATTCTGCGCGTTTGCGCCGTTTTGATGAGCTGATGAATAACCAGTTTAGCAAAAGCATTAACTCTGATGTGCTGGATATGCTGAACACTAAATACATCATCACCGCCGACCCGAAAACCGGCCAAACTGGTATGCGTACCAATGCCGACGCCTGTGGCAATGCCTGGTTTGTAAAAAGCATTAAATATGCGGATAACGCCGACCAGGAGATGCAGGCCATCAGCAGTTTTAACCCGAAAGAGGAAGCCATAGTTGATAAACAATATAAATCGTTTATCAACGAGAAGGAAGTAGGTATTGATCCTAATGCTACCATCAAACTGGTAAGCTACGCACCGGAGCACCTGGTTTACGAGAGCGGTTCAACTTCGGCACAGGTGGCTGTATTTTCGGAGATTTACTATGACAAAGGCTGGAAAATGCTGATTGATGGTGAGGAAAAACCATATTTTAGGGCTGATTACCTGCTGCGTGCCGCGCAGATACCTATTGGTAACCATAAGATTGAATTTATCTTCCACCCGACTTCGTACTATACCGGTGAAACCATTTCACTTGCCGGGTCGATACTGTTGGTGCTGGCTATAGGCGGTGCGGTATTCGCCGGAACCCGTAAAAAGAAAACAGCCTGA